CTCAATTGAACCTAAAACATCAGTTTTAATAATTAAATTCAATGCCTTTTGCCCTTCTTGGAGTTCAACTCTTTTTTCAACCCCTCCTTTTTCCGGAGTTTTAATATATGCTTCTGCTTGTTTTAAGTTTTCAAAAACTTTAAATGTTTCACCAACTCTTGGCGCTTGATCTAATCCCAAAACAACCGCTGGATCAGCGGCAGCAGCTTGGAGGATTTGATCTCCTTGAAAATCTTCCAAACTTTTGATTTTTCCAGTTGTTGAAGGTGTAGCAATTATATTCCCTGGTTTCAATATTCCTTGACTTAAGAGCAAGGTTGCTATTGGCCCTCTTTTGTTGTCTAAATATGACTCTATAATTACTCCTTGAGCTGGTTTTGAATTATCAGCTTTTAATTCTTCCATTTCAGCTATCAAAAGTATAATATCTAAAAGGTCTTCAATGCCTTGACCTGTTTTTGCAGAAACATTAACTGAAGGCACTTTTCCTCCTAAAGATTCAACAATAATTCCTTGTTTTTCTAACTGCCCTTTTGCTTTTTGGGGATCAGCTTCTGGCCTATCCATTTTATTAAAGGCAATTATTAAAGACACTTTAGAATTTTTAATATGTTCAATAGCTTCTTTGGTTTGAACTTGAACTCCTTTTGTGCTGTCTATTACTAAAACAGCAATATCAGCTATTTTTGCTCCACGAGACCTCATTTGAGAAAAAGCCTCGTGTCCAGGAGTATCAATAAAGGTAATTTTTTTATTATTTTTTCGAACTTGATAAGCACCAATATGCTGGGTTATTCCACCAGATTCTTTTTCAGTAACTTTAGTTTTTCTTATTTGGTCCAATAAGCTTGTTTTACCGCTATCAATGTGCCCCAAGATTACTACGACCGGAGGTCTAGTTATTAAATTTTCATTTTCTTTTGTCATTTAAATCTCTTTTCTTTTAATTCTCGTTTTTTTAGCAATTTCTATTGCTTTTTTTTCTTCTTCAGACAGACTGTGATGTGAGTGGCCTTTTTTGATTGGTTTGCCAAACATCCTGTTTCCTTCTCTGCTATAAAAACTGGTAATCACCACGCCATTATTATTCCCATCTAAAAGTGCAATAGAAAAGCTTTGATTTCCACCTAAATCTTTAAAAGGATTAAATCTAACAACTCCCATTTTTTGAACAGAAAACACAGACTCTTTTTTCAAATAATCCAATTCTTTGGACACTTTTCTAAATTCTTTTTTTAAAGACTTAAACTCTCCAATAACTTGTTTCCAATTTTTAGGATCAATATCTTCTTTTTTAAAAAGTTCAAACATAGTATGGGTTATTAGATTAATTATACAAGAAGCGGTGGGGGCGAGAGTCGAACTCGCATAGGTTTTCACCCGCCGCTTTTCGAAAGCGGTTCCTTGCCGATTCGGAACACCCCACCAGTAGCAGAATTAATAGATAATCTTAAATAAAATATGTTTAAATTTATCACAGAATACACTTAAAATCAATTTATTAAGGAGATGAATAGTGATATACTCATAGAACATGAAAAACATTAAAGTAGCTATTATTGGAGTTGGAGGAAGAACTGGCACAATGTTTGCTTTTGAACTTAAAAATAGAGCTAGTGTTTTAGGCGTGGCAAAGGAAAAAGAAATTGAACTGATAGCGCAGAAAAAATTATATATTCAGAGGAAAGAACAAGAGCCTCAGTTGTTTGACTGCAAGGTTATAAAAGATAGTGATTTCAATTCTGATTTAGCTCCAGACATTATTTTCGTGACAACAAAAAACCCAGTTTACAGTGTTGTTAAATATTATTTTGAAAAATTTAAAAATGATAAGACGCCTGTTCTTTTTCTTTCCCAGAATGGCATCGATGCTTTAAATGACGCAAAAAAAGCTTTGCAAGATATTTATGGTCAGAGAGCAAAAGATATTACTATTATTAGGTCTGTTTTATTTAATCCAATAGATATTAAAATAGAAAACAGCAATATATATGTAAAATATTCTTTGCCAATACGCATTGCTGTTTCAAAAGCACAAGGGAAGTTAAACGTTGAAGATGTTTTTAAAACTTTTAAAAATGCTGGTTTTGAAATTCAGGAATTTCCACAGGAAAATGCCAGGAATTTAGAATTTTCAAAATTATTTTTGAATTTAATCGGAATGGTAAGCGCTTCCCATAATTTGTCAGTGAAAAATGGCTTTAAAGATAAAAACATTTTTCAACAAGAAGTAAAAGTTTTAAAAGAATACGTCAGGGTTGTTAAAAAATCTAATGGAAGATTTATTAATTTCTCAAACTATCCAGTAAAAACATATTGTTTTTTAATTGATTTAATTCCAATGTTTTTTTTAGTGCCTATTCGCAACATTTTAGCTAGATTTATTTCTAAAGGAAGAGAAAAAAAAGCAAAGGATTTAGATGAAATAGAATATTATAATGGCGCTGTTGTTAAATTAGGAAAGACTATCGGAGTTAATACTCCGATCAATGAACTCGTTCTAAAACGAGTTTAAAATGATTCTAAGAGTTAATTTTGTGGGCAATGTAGGACTTGAACCTACGACCTCGTCGATGTAAGCGACGCGCTCTAGCCACTGAGCTAATTGCCCCTATTTATTTTTTTATGGACGTGTCTTTGAAAGTGGGCGAGGGGAGAATCGAACTCCCACGGGAAAAATCCCCTTGAAGCCTCAGTTCAAGCTGTCTACCGATTCCAGCACTCGCCCATTTAATCTTAATTTTCTATCCAATTCCTCATTGTCAATCCTTATTATATTTTTCAATTTTATATATTTTCGTTTCAGGTGGGGTAGATTTCTTTTATAATACATTTTTGAAATCAATACCTTTGATTCTTTCTTGGCATACTTCAATTGCCAACATCTTTTGCCAGCAGTAATGTATCCATTGATTTTTAAAAGTTTTTTGATTTTAGATTGTATCCACTTCAGATGAAGCAAGCTTCCTGTTGTAAATGTTGTGTAAAACATAAAACTACTTCTCCATCTTTTATCCCAATAACTATAACAACTTCCATCTCCGTCAAAATGACCTCTTAAAAAGTCAAAAAAGTATTGATTAGGGATTTTAAGTTTTCCTATTGTTTTGCTTTTATTTGGGGTTAATCCAATACTAACTAACCATCTATAAAGAACAACGTCGCTGAATTGAACTTTAGGATATTTTTTCTCTGTGAAACCACTAGTTTTCCATCCTATTTTATTATTAATGCCAACACATTTTTTAAAGGCGTTAATCAATTCTTTATCTTTTGAAGTGAAATCTATATGCCTTCCATCATTATATAAACACCCGTCCGCTGTTATAAGGCCAACAGCATAAGCAATTTCCGGAGACCATTTAATTGGTTGTTTTCTCTTGGGTTTCATTTTGTTTTTCTTGAGAAGTTTGTTCAGCTTTTTTTTCTGTAGTTGGCTCTGTTTTTTCAACTGGTTTTTTTGATTCTTGAGTTTCTTGTGCTAACTCAGGTTTTATCTCTGACTGCTCATCAACAACCTCTTTTTCTGGCTCTTCGGCAACAACTTCAACAAATTCTTTTCTTTTTAACCTTGCTCTTTTACCTTTCGCTGTTCTTAAGAAATAAAGCTTTGCTCTTCTTGTTTTGCTTCTTCTTAAAACCTCTATTTTATCAATAGATGGCAAGTGTAAAGGGAATATCCTTTCAACTCCAACACCACTAATTACTTTTCTCACTGTAATTGTTGCTCCGATTTCTTTTCCATGCTTTTTTGCAATAACTATTCCTTCAAAAGTCTGGATTTTTTCTTTTGCTTCTTCTCCTTTCTTTTTTGCTTCCTCTTTTACTTTTTGATAAACCTTTACTGTATCACCAGGCTTTATATCAGGAATTTTCTTTTTTAAAAATGGTTGTATTAATTCTTTTATTTGTTTCATTTTTCCATTATAATGATTTTTGCTTCATCTTGAGCTAAATCTCTTTTTTTAATTGATAACTTTTTAATGGGCTTTAAAGATTTCAGTCCAAAAGCTTTTAAAAACTTACTTACTGGGTCTAATTTAATTTTTAAGTTTGGCAAACTATAATGCATTGGAATTGTAATGCGGGGCTCAATCTGAGATACTATTTTTAAAGCTTCTTGAGCTGAAATAGTATAGGTTCCTCCAACTGGAATCATCAATATATCAACCTCTCCTATTTTTTCCAATTGCTCGTCAGTCAATTCTTTTTGGCCAAAATCTCCCATATGGCAGATTTTTAAATTTTCACTTTCAATAACATATATTGTATTTTCACCCCTTTCTTTGCCCTGCTTTTCGTCATGAAAACTTGGGATTCCATGCACAAAGATGTTTTTTACATCATATTCTCCTGGGCCTTCAATTAAGAAAGGGTTTCCTGAAACAGCTTTAATATTATTGTGGTCATAGTGTTGATGGGTAACCAACAATACATCAGCTTCAGTTTTTGGAAGCCTTAATCCTAAGTTTTTTTCATAAGGATCAATAGCTATTTTAATTAAGCTGTTTTTCTGCGGATTTGTTGTTATTTGAAAAAAGGCATGTCCTTGCCAAACTATATTCATAAGAATGATTTGTTGAATTTATTCGCTTTTGCTTTATATAATACCTATATCATAACTCTTGAAAAAATCAATAAAACGTGTAAACTAAACTTATATTTATGAAACAATTATTAGAAAAAAATGAATTATTAAGGCCAATAAAAATTGGCGAACTTGTTGAAGGCAAGGTGGTTGGAAAAGGACGATCTTCTGTTTTTGTTGATTTGGGGCCAGTTGGTACAGGAATAATTTATGGCAAAGAGTTTTATGATGCAAAGTATAAATTGAAAAAACTTAAAGTTGGCGACGAAGTCTTTGCAAAAGTTACTGATATAGAAACTGATGATGGATTTATTGAATTATCAATGAAAAGAGCTACAAGAGAAATGACTTTTGAAGAATTGAGAAAGAAAAAGGAAGATGGTGAATTGGTAACAGTAAGAATTCTTGGAGCTAATAAAGGAGGATTAGTCACAGAAGTTTCTGGTCTTTCTGCATTTTTGCCTGTTTCTCAACTATCAAATGAGAATTATCCAAAAGTTGAAGGAGGTGAAAGATCAAAAATATTACAAGAGCTTCAGAAATTTGTAGGTAAGGATATGGAAGTTAAAATACTTGATTTATTTGAAAGAAAAGAACAAGTTATTCTTTCAGAAAAAGCAAAAGATTTGGAAAAAACAAAGGAAAAATTAAAAAAGTTTAAAATAGGAGATAAAGTTAAAGGAGAAATTACTGGAGTAACTGATTTTGGAGCTTTCATTAAATTTCCTTTATCAACGAAGAAAGACATTGAACAGCTTGAAGGTTTAGTTCATATATCTGAACTTGATTGGAAAATCATTAATAGCCCTCAAGATATTGTTAAAGTCGGGGATAAAATTAAGGCGCAGATAATTGAAATATCTGGCAATAGGGTTTGGCTTTCTTTGAAGGCCTTAAAAAAAGACCCTTGGAAAGGAATTAATGAAAAGTATAAAAAAGGAGATATTATTAAGGGCGAAGTGACAAAGCTTAATCCTTTTGGCGCTTTTGTAAAGCTAGATAAAGAGATCCAGGGACTTTGTCATGTTTCTGAATTCGAAAATCAGAAAATGGAAGAGATTTTAGAGCTTGAGAAAACTTATAAATTCAAAATTCTCTCAATCGAAGAAAAAGAACATAAAATGAGCTTGAAACTCATAAAAGAGTAAAACACCTCTTAAAAATGAAGAATTTGGCAAAAAACTTTCTAACAATTTTGTTAATTTTTTTACTTATTTCAGCAATTTTTAGTTTGTTTTATCAGCCTTTTGGCGAGATAGAAGAAATATCATTTACTAAATTAGCAGAAGAAGTAAGCCAGGATAAAATTAAAGGCATTATTATTGCTGGCAATCAACTTGATGTTGTTTATTTAGATGATTCAAAGGCAAGCTCAAGAAAAGAAGGCGAGTCTTCTCTTTCTCAATCATTGCTTAACTATGGAGTTGCAAAAGAGAAATTAGTAAAAGTTAATATTGAAATCAAAGAGGTTGGTGGAGCTTGGACATGGCTGGCTCCGCTTCTTTTTTCTGTTGTTCCAGTACTTATTTTAGTTTTCTTTTTCTGGTCAATCTTTAAACAAAGTAAAACTGGTGCAATGCAGGCCCTTGATTTTACAAAATCCAGAGCCAGACTATTTGGCGCAGATGACAGAAGAAAAGAAAAAACAACATTCCAAGATGTCGCAGGGCTCAAGGAGGCAAAAGAAGAATTAAAGGAGGTTGTTGATTTTTTAAAGCACCCAAAAAAGTTTTTGAAAATGGGAGCTAGAATTCCAAGAGGAGTTTTATTAGTAGGTCCAGCTGGAGTTGGAAAAACATTGTTAGCGCGCGCAGTTGCTGGAGAAGCTGATGTTCCCTTTTTTCACACTTCTGGTTCAACTTTTGTAGAGCTTTTCGTAGGTGTTGGGGCTTCCAGAGTCCGGGATTTATTTTCTACTGCTAAAAAAGCTGGAACATCAATAATTTTTATTGATGAATTAGATGCTGTTGGAAGAATGAGAGGCGCTGGTGTTGGCGGAGGCCATGATGAAAGAGAGCAGACCTTAAATCAAATACTTGTTGAAATGGATGGTTTTGAAAGAAATGATACAAGAATTGTTCTTGCAGCAACGAATCGCCCCGATATATTAGATTCAGCTCTTCTTCGTCCCGGCAGATTTGACAGAAGAATAATGTTAGACTTGCCTGATATAGATGGCAGAGAACAGATTTTAAAAATCCATTCAAGAGGAAAACCATTAAATCAAAACGCAAGCTTAAGAGAACTTGCTGAAAGAACTCCAGGGTTTTCTGGTGCAGACTTAGCAAATCTTATGAATGAAGCTGCAATCTTAGCTGCCAGAAGGAATAAAAAAGAGATTTTCCAGCAAGAGTTATTGGAATCAGTTGAAAAGGTTTTACTGGGGCCTGAAAGGAAAAGTCATATTTTAAGTGAAAAAGAAAAAGAAATAGCAGCTTATCATGAAGCAGGTCATGCTTTGGTGTCTGCATCTTTGCCAAACACTGATCCAATACGAAAGATTTCAATTGTTGCCAGGGGCATGGCAGCAGGCTATACCTTGCAAATGCCAGAAAGAGAAAAAAGAATGAAAACAAAAAGTGAGTTTTTATCAGAATTGGCAACTTTACTTGGCGGATATGTTGCTGAAAAACTGAAATTTAAAGAAATTACAACCGGAGCTTCCAATGATTTGAAACAAGCATCAGATTTAACGAGAAGGCTGGTGAAAAACTATGGAATGAGTGATCTGGGGCCAGTCTTTTTTGGAGAAAAAGAAGAATTAATATTCTTGGGAAAAGAATTAGGTGAGCAGCGCAATTATTCAGAACAAGTAGCTACTTTAATTGACAAAGAGATTCTAAAGTTTATAAAAGAAGCTGAGAGTAAAGCCAGGAAGATTCTTACTAAAAGGAAAAGATTGCTTGATAAGGTTGCTAGAACTTTAATTGACAAAGAAATTATTGAAAAAGAAGAGTTTGAAAGCTTGATTGGAAAGAAGAGTTCTAAAAAAAGGATTGTTTCAAAACCAAAAAAAGGTAAGCAGGTTAAAGTGAGTGTGAAGCGGGTATAATATTTATTGTTTGTTCCATTAAAATATCTGTGTTAAAATGAACTAATGAATATTAGTTTCAATAACGATAATTCAATTGTTCGACTATGGCCCGTTTAAAAGATCACGAAAAAGCCCTTGCTTTAAGGAAAAAGGAAATGAGCTATAGTCAGATAAAAGATGTTTTAAGGGTTAGTAAAAGCACTCTGAGTGTTTGGCTGAGAGATCATCCTTTGTCTAAAAAAAGAATAAGAGAGTTAAGAGATAGAAACGAACGAAGAATAGAAAGGTTCAGAGATACGATGAGAAAAAAGAAGGAAAAGAGACTTGATAAAACTTATAAACTTCAGAAGAATTTAATCTTGCCTTTAAGCAAGCGAGAGGCTTTTATTGCAGGTTTGTTTCTTTACTGGGCAGATGGATCAAAGTATAGAGCCGACCATCTATCCCTCTCAAATACAGACCCTTCTATGATCCAATTTTTTATTTATTGGCTCAATAAATGCCTTAAAGTACCTAAAAAGAAAATGCGAGTAGTGATGCATTTATATAGCGACATGCATATAGACAGAGAAATGAAATACTGGTCGAAAACGATTAAAATTCCTTTAGAACAATTTAGTCGTCCTTATATTAAAAAAACTTTAAGCGAAAGGATTAATCATAAAGGAAGTTTTGGTCATGGAACTTGTAATTTAAGAGTGAATAGTGTTCTTCTTGCAGAAAAAATTATTATGGGATTAAAGGCAATTGCCGATGAATACAAATAAAGAGATTTTAATAGCGCACGTAGCTCAGTGGTAGTAGCACAGATCTTATAAGTCTGTGGTCGCTGGTTCGATTCCAGCCGTGCGCACATTATGGGCGATTGGCGCAGTTGGCTAGCGCGTCACATTGACATTGTGAAGGTCATAGGTTCGAGTCCTATATCGCCCACATGGAATTAAATGTTATTTACCAAGACAATGATTTGTTGGTTGCTGATAAGCCTGCAGGAATAGTAGTTTTTTCAGAAGATGAAATTAAAGAAAAAACATTGATTAATTTATTGATTGAAAAAAATGAAGATTTAAAGAATGTTGGCAAGCCTCCAAGATATGGAATAGTTCACAGACTAGACAAAGACACTTCAGGGTTGCTGCTGGTAGCTAAGAATGATAAATCCTTAGCTTTTTTACAAGAGCAATTTAAAGAAAGAAAAGTTGTTAAAAAATATACTGCTTTAGTTGATGGCGAGGTTAAAAATAAAGATGGAATAATTGAAACTTTAATTGGCCGTGGGCAAAAAGACAGAAAAAAACAAAAAGTTTATTTGCCTTTTGAACCAGGCTCAAAAAACAAAAGAAAAGCAGTTACAAAATACAAAATTTTGAAAAAACTTATTGATGAAAAAGAAAACAAGTATACTCTGGTTGAGGCAATTCCAATTACTGGAAGAAAACATCAGCTCAGAGTTCATTTTCAGTATTTGAATCATCCAATTGTTGGGGATAAAATCTACAATTTTAAAAACCAGCCAATTTTAAAAGATTTAAAAAGACAATTTTTGCATGCAGCTTATTTAAGAATTAAAATATTAAATAATAAAGAAAAAGAATTTAATTCAAAATTAGCAACAGATTTAAAAAAAGCTTTAGATAATTTAAAAGAATATTAAAAATGAGAAGTCAAAAACCCGAAAATATTATTGGAAAGATCAAGCCAAGAGAAATTGTTGAGGAAATGAAAGAGTCATACATTGACTATGCAATGTCAGTGATAATTTCTCGTGCTTTACCTGATGTGAGAGATGGTCTAAAGCCAGTTCAAAGAAGAATACTTTATACTATGCTTGAAGATGGACTGAGGCACAATATGAAATTTAGAAAATCAGCAACTGTTGTTGGTTCAACAATGGGTCGTTATCATCCCCACTCTGATCAGGCGCTTTATGGTGCTGCAGTAAGAATGGCTCAGGACTTTTCCCTAAGATATCCATTAATTCAGGGGCAGGGTAACATGGGCTCAATTGATGATCCAGGCGAATATGCTGCCATGAGGTATTCAGAAATGCGGCTTTCAAAAGAAGGAGAAGAGATGCTCAAAGATATTTCAAAAGATACTGTTGATTTTGTTGATAACTATGACGGCACCAGGAAAGAGCCTGTGGTTTCACCATCACCTCTTCCCCAGCTTTTACTTAATGGTTCTTTGGGCATTGCTGTTGGAATGGCAACAAATATTCCGCCTCATAATTTAAACGAAGTTTGCGATGCTTTAATTTATTTAATTGATAATCCTAAGTCAGACACCCGGGATTTATTTAAGTTTATAAAAGGGCCAGATTTTCCATTAGGAGGGTTTATATATAATAAAGAGGCTATTATCGAAGCCTACTCTCAGGGCAAAGGCCCAATATTAACAAGGGGAAAAGCTGAAATAATTGAAGATAAAAAACAAAGAACACAAATTTTAATTACAGAGATTCCTTATCAGGTTCAAAAATCATCTCTTTTAGAACAATTTGCAAAGCTTGTTTCAGAAAAAAGAATAGAAGGAATTAAGGACATTAGAGACGAATCGGATAAAGACGGAATGAGAATTGTTATAGAACTGCAAAAAGATGTAATTCCTCAAAGAATTTTAAACCAGCTCTATAAATTTACAGATTTACAGCGCACTTTCCACTTAAATATCTTGGCTTTAGTTAATGGCACTCAGCCAAGGGTTTTAAATTTGCTTGATATTTTAAAATACTTTATTGAGCACAGAAAAGAAGTGATTGTAAGAAGAACAAAATATGAGCTTAATAAAGCAAAAGAAAGAGCCCATATTTTAGAAGGTCTTAAAAAATGTCTTGCCAAGATTGATGCTGTTATTGATACAATTAAAAAATCAAAAGACAGAGAAGATGCAAAAAACAATTTGATAAAGCGTTTTAAACTGACTGAAATCCAGGCAAATGCAATTTTAGATACTAAATTAGCAGCTTTGGCAAAGTTAGAAAGAAAAAAGATTGAAGATGAATTAAAGGAATTACTTGAAAAGATAAAAGAATTTACCTCTATTTTAAAAAGCCTTGTTAAAATTAAAACTATTATTAAAAAAGAATTAAAAAATATAAAGGATATTTTTGGAGACGATAGAAGAACAAAATTAGTTGTTTCTGAAATGGAAATAATCTCTGAGGAAGATTTAATTCCAAAAGAAGAAGCAATCATTACTTTAACTCAAGGTGGATATATTAAAAGAATTGACCCTAAAGCATATAAAATTCAAAAAAGAGGAGGAAAAGGAATGCTTGGCATGAAAACTATTGGAGAAGATATTGTGGAGCACTTTTTAATTGCCAATACTCATGATGAGTTGTTGTTTTTTACTGATTCAGGAAAAGTATTTAAAACATTGGTTTATGAAATCCCAAAGGGCTCAAGAGTTGCTAAAGGAAGAGGCCTTCTTAATTTCTTGGAATTATCAAACCATGAAAAAGTGCTTTCAATCATTCCTTTAGGAAAAGAAGAGAAAAACAATGATCATGCACAATTTCTGGTAATGGCAACTAAAAAAGGAGTAGTTAAAAAAACCAGCCTTAAAGAATTTAAAAATGTCAGACGTTCAGGGTTGATTGCAATTTCACTTAAAAAAGGAGATTTACTTGAAAAAGTTTGTAAGACAACTGGTGATGATGATGTGATTTTAGTTACTAAAAAAGGCAAGTCAATTAAATTCAAAGAAAAAGATATTAGACCAATGGGCAGACCTGCTGCTGGCGTAACAGGTATAAGGCTTAAAAAACAGGATGAATTAATTGGTATGGACGTAATTCAAAAAATCAAACAAGAAAAAACAAAAGATAAGGTTAAAAAATATTTACTGATTGTTAGTGAAAATGGCTATGGAAAAAGAACTGATATTAAAGAATACAGGCTTCAGAAAAGAGGAGGTACAGGAATAAAAACTGCTAATATTATTTCTAAAACAGGGGATTTGGTTGCTTCCAGGATTTTAAATCAGCAGGAAGAAGATTTAATTGTTATTTCCCGCCAGGCTCAGGTTATAAGGATTAAGATTCGTTCTATTTCAAAGCAAAAAAGAGCAACCCAGGGAGTAAGAATTATGAGGCTCAAACCCAATGATAAGGTTGCTTCTATTGCTTGCATTTAGCTTTCTTTTAAAAATATCTTTGATTAGGTAAAATAACTTTAAAGGCTTATTATGTCATTTCTTGATCCACAAAAAGTATTAAATGAGCTTAATGTTGAGAAGAATTTTATTGCAGCTGATTTTGGCTGTGGTTCTGGAGGATGGGTATTTCCTTTGGCAAAAATGCTTGAAAACGGAAAAGTATATGCAATTGATATTTTAAAAGAACCGCTTTCTGCCTTAAGAAGCAAAATGAAAACTTTTAAAGTTCTGAATATTGAACTTATACAAGCAGACGTGGAAAAACATTCAAAACTTCTTAGTGAATCCTGTGATTTGGTTTTACTGACAAATCTTTTATTTGGGGTTGAAGATATTGATAAGATTTTACAGGAAGTAAAAAGAGTTTTAAAGCCAAAAGGTCAGGTTTTAATTGTTGATTGGCTGGATGGTTCAAATTTAGGACCAGAAAAAAAGATTTCAGCTGATGATGTGAAACAAATTGCCCAAAAGCTTGAATTTCAATTTAAAAAAGAATTCAAAGCAGGTATTTACCACTGGGGCTTAATTATTGTAAAATGAGGTATATGAAAAAAACAAGATATTTTATTTTACTTTTCCTAATTAGTTTGGTTGCAGTAACAATGATGCCTGGCACATTAAGTGCTGATACCATAGAGATTAAAAATCCTCTAGCCAGTGACGAGTTTGAAGATATTATTAATAATGTCATTAATTTTATTTTCAAAATTGCTACTGTGCTAGCGCCTCTCATGGTTATTATGGCTGGATTTTTGTTTGTTACAGCAGGGGGTAATTTAGAGCAAATTAAAAGAGCTAAAAACATCATTATTTGGACAGCTGTTGGCTTCTTTGTAATTTTGCTTGCAAGAGGTATAATGGGAATGATAATGAATCTTTTAGGAGTCAGTTAGAAACGAGCATTAAATTATCAATTATTAAAAAAAACGAAAGGTCGATTTAAAAAAAGATTTGAACATAAAAAAGAATGAAAAAAGTATTTTTAAGCTTAATTGCAATAACTTCATTAACAGTGCTTGTGGTGCCTATGATAGTTTCAGCACAGCCAGTAACTGGTTGTGAGATAACTCATACCGAAGTAGCTGATTTCGAATCTGCTTGTACAGTGGGCGCAATAACTGATTCGGTAGATGCTTGGGGAATGTGCTGCTTACTAAATACAGTTTATACTGTTGTTGATTGGATATTTTTTGGTTTGATAGCAGTAGTATCTTTATTCACGATTTT
The sequence above is a segment of the Patescibacteria group bacterium genome. Coding sequences within it:
- the infB gene encoding translation initiation factor IF-2, with amino-acid sequence MTKENENLITRPPVVVILGHIDSGKTSLLDQIRKTKVTEKESGGITQHIGAYQVRKNNKKITFIDTPGHEAFSQMRSRGAKIADIAVLVIDSTKGVQVQTKEAIEHIKNSKVSLIIAFNKMDRPEADPQKAKGQLEKQGIIVESLGGKVPSVNVSAKTGQGIEDLLDIILLIAEMEELKADNSKPAQGVIIESYLDNKRGPIATLLLSQGILKPGNIIATPSTTGKIKSLEDFQGDQILQAAAADPAVVLGLDQAPRVGETFKVFENLKQAEAYIKTPEKGGVEKRVELQEGQKALNLIIKTDVLGSIEAIQNILKQLPQEKIVLKVLKSDVGQINENDIQFAKSGNALVLGFRVKANSTANRLAEKEKIRIMNFEIIYDLVEEIRKYMEKILEPEVVRNNLGKLKVLVGFWGEKKRQIVGGRMTEGEITKSVLIEVTRNGEVIDQGRLINLQKNKKDIEKGSKGDEVGILYEGEKKIEKGDELIIFKKERKKGEL
- a CDS encoding DUF4446 family protein, with protein sequence MFELFKKEDIDPKNWKQVIGEFKSLKKEFRKVSKELDYLKKESVFSVQKMGVVRFNPFKDLGGNQSFSIALLDGNNNGVVITSFYSREGNRMFGKPIKKGHSHHSLSEEEKKAIEIAKKTRIKRKEI
- a CDS encoding MBL fold metallo-hydrolase, with protein sequence MNIVWQGHAFFQITTNPQKNSLIKIAIDPYEKNLGLRLPKTEADVLLVTHQHYDHNNIKAVSGNPFLIEGPGEYDVKNIFVHGIPSFHDEKQGKERGENTIYVIESENLKICHMGDFGQKELTDEQLEKIGEVDILMIPVGGTYTISAQEALKIVSQIEPRITIPMHYSLPNLKIKLDPVSKFLKAFGLKSLKPIKKLSIKKRDLAQDEAKIIIMEK
- a CDS encoding S1 RNA-binding domain-containing protein; protein product: MKQLLEKNELLRPIKIGELVEGKVVGKGRSSVFVDLGPVGTGIIYGKEFYDAKYKLKKLKVGDEVFAKVTDIETDDGFIELSMKRATREMTFEELRKKKEDGELVTVRILGANKGGLVTEVSGLSAFLPVSQLSNENYPKVEGGERSKILQELQKFVGKDMEVKILDLFERKEQVILSEKAKDLEKTKEKLKKFKIGDKVKGEITGVTDFGAFIKFPLSTKKDIEQLEGLVHISELDWKIINSPQDIVKVGDKIKAQIIEISGNRVWLSLKALKKDPWKGINEKYKKGDIIKGEVTKLNPFGAFVKLDKEIQGLCHVSEFENQKMEEILELEKTYKFKILSIEEKEHKMSLKLIKE
- the ftsH gene encoding ATP-dependent zinc metalloprotease FtsH, with the translated sequence MKNLAKNFLTILLIFLLISAIFSLFYQPFGEIEEISFTKLAEEVSQDKIKGIIIAGNQLDVVYLDDSKASSRKEGESSLSQSLLNYGVAKEKLVKVNIEIKEVGGAWTWLAPLLFSVVPVLILVFFFWSIFKQSKTGAMQALDFTKSRARLFGADDRRKEKTTFQDVAGLKEAKEELKEVVDFLKHPKKFLKMGARIPRGVLLVGPAGVGKTLLARAVAGEADVPFFHTSGSTFVELFVGVGASRVRDLFSTAKKAGTSIIFIDELDAVGRMRGAGVGGGHDEREQTLNQILVEMDGFERNDTRIVLAATNRPDILDSALLRPGRFDRRIMLDLPDIDGREQILKIHSRGKPLNQNASLRELAERTPGFSGADLANLMNEAAILAARRNKKEIFQQELLESVEKVLLGPERKSHILSEKEKEIAAYHEAGHALVSASLPNTDPIRKISIVARGMAAGYTLQMPEREKRMKTKSEFLSELATLLGGYVAEKLKFKEITTGASNDLKQASDLTRRLVKNYGMSDLGPVFFGEKEELIFLGKELGEQRNYSEQVATLIDKEILKFIKEAESKARKILTKRKRLLDKVARTLIDKEIIEKEEFESLIGKKSSKKRIVSKPKKGKQVKVSVKRV
- a CDS encoding RluA family pseudouridine synthase, encoding MELNVIYQDNDLLVADKPAGIVVFSEDEIKEKTLINLLIEKNEDLKNVGKPPRYGIVHRLDKDTSGLLLVAKNDKSLAFLQEQFKERKVVKKYTALVDGEVKNKDGIIETLIGRGQKDRKKQKVYLPFEPGSKNKRKAVTKYKILKKLIDEKENKYTLVEAIPITGRKHQLRVHFQYLNHPIVGDKIYNFKNQPILKDLKRQFLHAAYLRIKILNNKEKEFNSKLATDLKKALDNLKEY